In Fibrobacter sp. UWB10, a single window of DNA contains:
- a CDS encoding ABC transporter permease, whose product MLHVFKHELRLIFRDPRFWIPFIIPPVILAASQGIAVSRYGGQIMQGMQGYMMLLLGCLMAPMGSPLAGDSFAGERERNSLELLQLAPIAPAKLFWGKLLAILPFPVVFALLAQLGYWVSHPEISTMSAVASVLGALSAVLLTTSFALVVSLRVKTVRAATHITLFLIVPLLLLVQLGHEAFLSGLFVPIVTLVVSVLLSIAATYMSMRKFVSL is encoded by the coding sequence ATGCTCCACGTATTTAAACATGAACTTCGACTGATTTTTAGGGACCCGCGCTTCTGGATTCCGTTCATCATTCCGCCGGTGATTCTGGCGGCAAGCCAGGGCATTGCCGTGTCGCGTTACGGCGGGCAGATTATGCAGGGCATGCAGGGCTACATGATGCTCTTGCTCGGTTGCCTCATGGCGCCCATGGGTTCGCCTTTGGCAGGGGATTCCTTCGCGGGCGAGCGCGAACGCAATTCGCTTGAACTTTTACAGCTAGCCCCCATTGCGCCGGCAAAACTCTTTTGGGGAAAGCTCTTGGCAATCCTTCCGTTCCCGGTGGTTTTTGCATTGCTTGCGCAGCTCGGCTACTGGGTGTCGCATCCTGAAATTTCGACGATGTCTGCGGTGGCGTCCGTTCTTGGGGCGCTTTCGGCAGTCCTTCTCACGACCTCGTTTGCCTTGGTTGTGTCTTTGCGAGTCAAGACGGTTCGTGCAGCGACGCATATTACGTTGTTCCTTATCGTGCCGCTCTTGCTGTTGGTGCAGCTCGGTCACGAGGCCTTTTTGAGTGGGCTCTTCGTGCCTATTGTAACGCTTGTCGTGTCGGTCTTATTGAGTATTGCGGCGACCTACATGAGCATGCGCAAGTTTGTAAGCTTATAA
- a CDS encoding DUF3078 domain-containing protein, whose translation MKMKSLIKACAFACAFAAPAMAEGGMFEGALPENWTADVVAAVRYNWYNFSNWQKDGTSNYTWLVTYDADVQGKWKVANWRNLIDIDLGQTWTKGVGKRKSSDRLFWESMLDFNLSEVLKPYIGNRFETQFMKGYEYSEDEEGNEVKKDISSFMDPAYETQVAGLAYIPNENFSQRLGFANRMTISHGYGYADDPDTKKFEKFRDEPGLESITEAKYAFSDIVSFKTRLWAFCNFEGVEKIDGLWENLLSVMIAPLVELQVGFDMAYDWDLDEDAQYKSMVLFGLTWRWF comes from the coding sequence ATGAAGATGAAATCACTTATCAAGGCTTGCGCATTTGCTTGCGCTTTCGCCGCTCCTGCAATGGCTGAAGGTGGCATGTTCGAAGGGGCTCTCCCGGAAAACTGGACTGCCGACGTTGTCGCAGCAGTTCGCTATAACTGGTACAACTTCAGCAATTGGCAGAAGGACGGTACCTCGAACTACACTTGGCTCGTGACTTACGATGCCGACGTGCAGGGTAAGTGGAAGGTCGCCAACTGGCGTAACCTCATCGACATCGATCTCGGCCAGACTTGGACTAAGGGCGTGGGTAAGCGCAAGTCCAGTGACCGCCTCTTCTGGGAATCTATGCTTGACTTCAATTTGAGCGAAGTTCTGAAACCTTACATTGGTAACCGTTTCGAAACCCAGTTCATGAAGGGTTATGAATACAGCGAAGACGAAGAAGGTAACGAAGTCAAGAAGGATATTTCTAGCTTCATGGATCCGGCCTACGAAACTCAGGTTGCCGGTCTTGCTTACATCCCGAACGAAAACTTCTCTCAGCGCCTCGGCTTTGCTAACCGCATGACCATTTCTCACGGTTACGGCTATGCAGACGATCCGGACACCAAGAAGTTTGAAAAGTTCCGTGACGAACCCGGTCTCGAATCTATCACCGAAGCCAAGTATGCTTTCTCTGACATTGTGAGCTTCAAGACCCGTCTGTGGGCCTTCTGCAACTTTGAAGGTGTCGAAAAGATCGATGGCCTTTGGGAAAACTTGCTCTCTGTGATGATTGCACCGCTCGTTGAACTCCAGGTTGGCTTTGATATGGCCTACGACTGGGATCTCGACGAAGACGCTCAGTACAAGAGCATGGTGCTCTTCGGCCTGACCTGGCGCTGGTTTTAA
- the rdgB gene encoding RdgB/HAM1 family non-canonical purine NTP pyrophosphatase, with protein MKHLFVIATGNPGKIRDFAHILGTENKEFKTLKDIGFTDDIVEDGDSFEANAIIKSSTVAKWLCEKHIEASVLADDSGLEVFALNGEPGIYSARYCGYHGNDQANNDKLMQKLEGVKDRSARYFCALSYQKVAEVDGKWTVSEPKIYEGECRGQINFAPVGDMGFGYDPLFVPDGFDRTFAQMELAEKKGISHRGNAIRAMKADLEGRT; from the coding sequence ATGAAACATTTATTCGTTATCGCGACGGGAAATCCCGGGAAGATTAGGGATTTTGCGCACATTCTCGGAACCGAGAATAAGGAATTCAAGACGCTCAAGGACATTGGATTCACTGACGACATTGTTGAAGACGGCGATTCATTCGAAGCAAACGCCATCATCAAGTCTAGCACAGTGGCCAAGTGGCTTTGCGAAAAGCATATCGAAGCAAGCGTGCTTGCAGACGATTCCGGCTTGGAAGTATTCGCATTGAACGGTGAACCGGGCATTTACAGCGCCCGCTACTGCGGCTACCATGGCAACGATCAAGCGAACAACGACAAGCTCATGCAAAAGCTCGAAGGCGTCAAAGACCGCAGCGCCCGCTATTTCTGCGCGCTCTCTTACCAGAAAGTCGCCGAAGTGGACGGCAAATGGACCGTGAGCGAGCCCAAGATTTACGAAGGCGAATGCCGCGGACAAATCAACTTCGCCCCCGTTGGCGACATGGGATTCGGTTACGACCCGCTATTCGTTCCCGACGGATTCGACCGCACCTTCGCTCAAATGGAACTTGCGGAAAAGAAAGGCATCAGCCACCGCGGAAATGCCATCCGCGCCATGAAAGCGGATTTAGAAGGCAGAACTTAG
- a CDS encoding type II toxin-antitoxin system RelE/ParE family toxin, with protein sequence MIVNQTAEFKKWMRKLRDFRAKAHILSRLTQVEEGNLGDFKSVGNGVLEMRIDYGPGYRLYFAKDGEAIVILLIGGNKSSQDYDIIKAKNIWQGIKNEKK encoded by the coding sequence ATGATTGTAAATCAAACAGCCGAGTTCAAAAAATGGATGCGAAAATTACGTGATTTCCGAGCAAAAGCGCACATTCTCTCCCGATTGACTCAGGTCGAAGAAGGCAATCTAGGAGACTTTAAATCGGTCGGAAACGGTGTTTTAGAGATGCGCATCGATTACGGACCAGGCTACAGACTTTATTTTGCAAAAGACGGCGAAGCAATCGTAATCCTCTTGATTGGAGGCAACAAATCATCGCAGGATTACGACATCATAAAGGCAAAAAACATTTGGCAAGGAATCAAAAATGAAAAAAAATGA
- a CDS encoding TM2 domain-containing protein, with amino-acid sequence MAAQGEHNKWIALALCILLGYLGLHRFYEGKIWTGILWLCTGGLCGVGVVVDAILIVMKPEHY; translated from the coding sequence ATGGCCGCACAAGGTGAACATAACAAATGGATTGCCCTCGCCCTTTGCATTTTGCTCGGTTACCTGGGACTGCACCGTTTTTACGAAGGTAAAATCTGGACTGGAATCCTTTGGCTTTGCACAGGCGGTCTCTGTGGCGTAGGTGTCGTTGTCGACGCGATTCTTATCGTGATGAAACCGGAACACTACTAA
- a CDS encoding valine--tRNA ligase codes for METRYNSKDVEARWHKTWAENNSFAPSGKGEPFSVVIPPPNVTGALHLGHALNDTLQDILVRYRRKTGRDTLWIPGTDHAGIATQAVVEKRLFQDEHKTRHDIGRDALVERIWKWKDEYEARITKQLKSLGVSCDWSRQRFTLDPVCAKAVRHAFFNLFKKGLIYRGKRLVNWDTKLQTAVADDEIYYEHVKGHFWTFKYPLADGSGFIPVSTTRPETIMGDTALAVHPNDERYAQYIGKMLKVPFVDREIPVIADAILVDKDFGTGSVKVTPAHDPNDYATGLRHKLPMINIMNDDGSLNENAGKFQGLKGQAARDAVVAGLEELGLLIKVEDHEMDVGHSDRSKTVIEPYLSDQWFVKMDVLAENAMNAVKSGEIKIIPERYANKYLDWLAEKRDWCISRQLWWGHRIPIWHTDASEDELKAAFAGRDDIYFYKAENGGYLVCSQEEDLKEDAVPGRVLKQEEDVLDTWFSSGLWPHSTMGWPENTDTLKRYYPTSVLVTSRDIITLWVARMVLFSQENMGTVPFHTVYIHPKILDGNGQTMSKSKGNGVDPMDIEEKYGTDALRFVMASLCTDNQDVRLPVKKEKQPDGREINTSEKFEIGRNFSNKLWNACRFLYPQLEQAGALAAELPMDKNLFALEDKWILSRLQTTIKDATRMLEEYHFAELAGFLYRFVWDDVCSSYLEIKKSVINSETLTAEKKNAMAILSYVLKNVLDLLHPVMPFITEELNSILFQGSEMVISRAWPKADESLIDAKIEAAFDQAFAVVESVRGVRGRYNVSPATKLSAVVSVDDAATEASVKDCMAIITELSGLSDLSVAVKAAKPKFSASAVVPGGELYIPLEGILDPAAEIARLEKEIEKAKAFAASIEKKLSNQKFVSGAPEAVVNAERTKLATQREIIAKDEAALKDLQ; via the coding sequence ATGGAAACTCGTTACAATTCTAAAGATGTGGAAGCCCGATGGCATAAAACCTGGGCAGAGAATAACAGTTTTGCACCCAGCGGAAAGGGCGAACCGTTCTCGGTCGTGATTCCGCCCCCGAACGTTACCGGCGCACTCCATTTGGGACATGCGCTGAACGATACGCTCCAGGACATTTTGGTACGCTACCGCCGTAAGACGGGCCGCGACACGCTGTGGATTCCGGGTACGGACCACGCCGGTATCGCCACGCAGGCAGTCGTCGAAAAGCGCCTTTTCCAGGACGAACACAAGACCCGCCACGACATCGGCCGCGACGCGCTGGTGGAACGCATCTGGAAATGGAAGGACGAATACGAAGCCCGCATCACGAAGCAGCTCAAGAGCCTGGGCGTCAGCTGCGACTGGAGCCGTCAGCGCTTCACGCTCGACCCGGTCTGCGCGAAGGCCGTGCGTCACGCCTTCTTCAACCTGTTCAAGAAGGGCCTGATTTACCGTGGCAAACGCCTGGTGAACTGGGATACCAAGCTCCAGACCGCCGTTGCCGACGACGAAATCTACTACGAACACGTGAAGGGCCACTTCTGGACATTCAAGTATCCTCTGGCCGACGGTTCGGGATTTATCCCCGTTTCGACAACCCGTCCGGAAACGATCATGGGCGATACCGCCCTCGCCGTGCACCCGAACGACGAACGCTATGCGCAGTACATCGGCAAGATGCTGAAGGTGCCGTTCGTTGACCGCGAAATCCCGGTGATTGCCGACGCTATCTTGGTGGACAAGGACTTCGGTACGGGTTCCGTGAAGGTGACTCCGGCTCATGACCCGAACGACTATGCGACGGGTCTGCGCCACAAGCTCCCGATGATCAACATCATGAACGATGACGGCAGCTTGAACGAAAACGCCGGCAAGTTCCAGGGTCTCAAGGGCCAGGCCGCACGCGACGCCGTGGTGGCTGGTCTCGAAGAACTCGGACTTTTGATCAAGGTGGAAGACCACGAAATGGACGTGGGCCACTCCGACCGTTCCAAGACTGTGATTGAGCCGTACCTCAGCGACCAGTGGTTCGTGAAGATGGACGTGCTCGCCGAAAACGCGATGAACGCCGTGAAGTCGGGCGAAATCAAGATTATCCCCGAACGTTACGCCAACAAGTATCTGGACTGGCTTGCCGAAAAGCGCGACTGGTGCATCAGCCGTCAGCTCTGGTGGGGCCACCGCATTCCTATCTGGCACACCGACGCTAGCGAAGACGAACTGAAGGCCGCATTCGCGGGCCGCGACGACATCTACTTCTACAAGGCCGAAAACGGCGGTTACCTGGTGTGCAGCCAGGAAGAAGACCTGAAGGAAGATGCTGTTCCGGGTCGCGTGCTCAAGCAGGAAGAAGACGTGCTCGACACGTGGTTCTCCAGTGGCTTGTGGCCGCACTCCACCATGGGCTGGCCGGAAAATACCGACACGCTCAAGCGCTACTACCCCACCAGCGTGCTCGTGACGAGCCGCGACATCATTACGCTGTGGGTCGCCCGCATGGTGCTCTTTAGCCAGGAAAACATGGGTACGGTTCCGTTCCACACGGTGTACATCCACCCGAAGATTCTGGACGGCAATGGCCAGACCATGAGCAAGTCCAAGGGCAACGGCGTGGACCCGATGGATATCGAAGAGAAGTACGGTACCGACGCCCTGCGCTTTGTGATGGCAAGCCTCTGCACCGACAACCAGGACGTGCGCCTGCCGGTGAAGAAGGAAAAGCAGCCGGATGGCCGCGAAATCAACACCAGCGAAAAGTTCGAAATCGGCCGTAACTTCAGCAACAAGCTGTGGAACGCCTGCCGCTTCCTTTACCCGCAGCTGGAACAGGCCGGTGCGCTTGCCGCCGAACTCCCGATGGACAAGAACTTGTTCGCGCTCGAAGACAAGTGGATTTTGAGCCGCCTGCAGACGACCATCAAGGATGCCACCCGCATGCTCGAAGAATACCACTTCGCCGAGCTCGCCGGGTTCCTGTACCGCTTCGTGTGGGACGACGTCTGCTCCAGCTACCTGGAAATCAAGAAGTCCGTGATCAACAGCGAGACGCTCACCGCCGAAAAGAAGAACGCCATGGCCATCCTCAGCTACGTGCTGAAGAACGTGCTTGACCTGCTCCACCCGGTGATGCCGTTCATCACCGAAGAGCTCAACAGCATCCTGTTCCAGGGCAGCGAAATGGTGATCAGCCGCGCATGGCCCAAGGCCGACGAATCGCTCATTGACGCGAAGATCGAAGCCGCATTCGACCAGGCATTCGCCGTGGTGGAAAGCGTGCGTGGCGTGCGTGGCCGCTACAACGTGAGCCCCGCCACCAAGCTCAGCGCCGTGGTGAGCGTGGACGACGCCGCGACGGAAGCAAGCGTGAAGGACTGCATGGCAATCATCACCGAACTTTCGGGTCTTTCTGACCTGAGCGTTGCCGTGAAGGCCGCCAAGCCGAAGTTCAGCGCCAGTGCCGTGGTGCCCGGTGGCGAACTCTACATCCCGCTGGAAGGCATCCTCGACCCGGCAGCAGAAATCGCCCGCCTCGAAAAGGAAATCGAGAAGGCCAAGGCATTCGCTGCCAGCATCGAGAAGAAGCTTTCGAACCAGAAGTTCGTCAGTGGCGCCCCCGAAGCAGTCGTGAACGCCGAAAGGACGAAGCTCGCTACGCAGAGAGAAATTATTGCAAAGGATGAAGCAGCCCTTAAGGACTTGCAATAA
- a CDS encoding phospholipase D family protein: MADSYFKSLMYGDMLNSPGYEVEFAVGLTYSLDLETLISVPISFGMLGDSEDFAKQSPACLLAAIRKSSDKIAVFCNPSSIKVPRDCRTVYSLLENSIFPVKQKGNFHPKLWAIQEVNKEGCQRIKLVVLSRNLTFDDSLDIVVTLTGDVTGSVRNKSKYMPVVNLLDWVAKFASPKKREMVRKLCDSLCRVDKFVVDEPFDDYEFYAFNPAINGLMKQENVYDEMQGRDMIVFSPFIDEKTLKWLFEKANRKHLVTRRNNITQNVHDLMGLGNIFAVNENLIDDEEAKVDLHAKMYFVSKDGNNNLYLGSANATHNAFNRNTELLLRLHYMPYKASFDKFKETMLGEEENQYVPVDTIFADDCARELTAEEIAFGEAIRNIDHAKVVKTGDQYDTIVYFKKCEWDVDVFITPLQGPANKPYIEVSAETKISGMLLKDLSEFYILTAGKDPKTQQRSVVKIRTEGIPEERDNAIFQSIVDTENKFINYVSILLSDHPQEILFNKKEQERLLGNKVLGKDSSVTASLYEEMLNAVSNDPDRLDIIKQDLNKFGNKVPESFKTMLDVFLEARKYVR, encoded by the coding sequence ATGGCTGACTCGTATTTCAAAAGTCTGATGTATGGAGATATGCTTAATTCGCCCGGCTATGAAGTTGAATTTGCGGTCGGATTGACTTATTCTTTGGATCTCGAAACGCTCATTTCTGTTCCCATTTCCTTTGGAATGCTTGGCGATTCAGAAGACTTTGCCAAGCAATCTCCTGCTTGTTTATTGGCTGCAATCCGTAAGAGTAGTGATAAAATCGCAGTCTTCTGCAATCCAAGTAGTATAAAGGTGCCAAGAGATTGCCGTACTGTATATTCTCTGCTAGAAAACAGCATTTTTCCTGTCAAGCAGAAAGGAAATTTCCATCCAAAACTTTGGGCAATTCAGGAAGTCAATAAAGAAGGATGCCAAAGAATAAAACTTGTGGTTTTGAGCCGAAATTTGACTTTTGACGACAGCCTTGATATCGTGGTAACTTTAACAGGCGATGTAACCGGAAGTGTCAGGAATAAATCGAAATACATGCCCGTAGTCAACTTACTAGATTGGGTAGCAAAATTTGCATCACCTAAAAAACGAGAAATGGTCCGCAAACTATGTGACAGTTTGTGCCGTGTCGATAAATTTGTCGTAGACGAGCCTTTTGACGATTACGAATTCTACGCTTTCAACCCTGCTATAAACGGGTTAATGAAACAAGAAAACGTTTACGATGAAATGCAGGGCCGTGACATGATTGTTTTTTCCCCATTTATTGACGAAAAAACTCTAAAATGGCTTTTTGAAAAAGCTAACAGGAAGCATCTTGTCACTCGCCGAAACAATATAACTCAAAACGTTCATGACCTTATGGGCTTAGGCAACATTTTTGCCGTAAATGAGAACCTTATAGACGACGAAGAAGCAAAAGTTGATTTACATGCAAAAATGTATTTCGTTTCAAAGGACGGCAATAACAACCTTTATCTAGGCTCAGCAAACGCAACGCATAATGCTTTTAACCGTAATACGGAACTACTTTTGCGTTTGCATTATATGCCTTATAAGGCTAGTTTCGACAAATTCAAGGAAACCATGCTAGGTGAAGAAGAAAACCAGTATGTTCCTGTAGACACCATATTTGCCGATGACTGCGCAAGAGAATTAACCGCAGAAGAAATTGCCTTTGGCGAAGCCATTCGCAATATAGATCATGCCAAAGTGGTAAAGACCGGGGACCAATATGACACAATTGTCTACTTCAAAAAATGCGAGTGGGATGTCGATGTGTTCATAACGCCGTTGCAAGGTCCTGCAAACAAGCCCTATATTGAAGTTTCAGCCGAAACGAAGATTTCGGGAATGCTTTTGAAGGACTTGTCGGAATTCTATATCTTGACGGCCGGAAAAGACCCGAAGACACAACAACGTTCTGTCGTAAAAATCCGCACAGAGGGGATTCCCGAAGAACGTGATAATGCCATATTCCAGAGTATCGTAGATACGGAGAACAAGTTTATCAACTACGTATCCATCCTTTTATCCGACCATCCCCAAGAAATTCTTTTCAATAAAAAGGAACAGGAACGGCTCTTAGGAAACAAAGTTCTCGGAAAAGACTCCTCTGTAACAGCTTCACTTTATGAAGAAATGTTGAATGCTGTTTCCAATGATCCAGACCGATTAGATATTATAAAACAAGATTTGAACAAGTTTGGCAACAAGGTTCCTGAATCGTTCAAGACAATGCTTGATGTTTTCCTGGAAGCACGGAAATATGTGAGGTAG
- a CDS encoding DUF6361 family protein codes for MEIGFVHFSSEERRRVNNALQRLREQGSVDELGIGRVRDAFADLLFPGISTLQHHAKYFAVLPQLYHLAQKETYKSPRDVKAKIIELEIKLTKNLVAGSEPGTGGITGSSVVEGSKYVKYNPTYIYWTGLVAFGIMKESGSLYNLIYDYSRHEKTVKYRGNEAEEGGIDDDGGDGTVAFYSKPTCNFDINKKMNIKLNNSEALFIKRHIISSEKTRKTLLAYFLEHDEITNRNNSFLDFDISQIQDLNIRKQLELARKFTRFIFPMHVRYNYIYADGCGNELAKNELHNQFLEELDKSNDVHNKETLSEIFSFLGSNLNDPSIRFFCEKALNATHEGKSTGDFSKLDDILVDRERDIKGNVRYKLRHPAAYSFDPNHLVHYHHLTYRWETAWTMVNEICEGLGVGNG; via the coding sequence ATGGAAATAGGTTTTGTCCATTTTTCTTCTGAAGAACGCCGCAGGGTAAATAACGCTCTACAACGATTGCGAGAACAGGGATCCGTCGATGAATTAGGTATTGGACGCGTTAGGGACGCTTTCGCCGACCTTTTATTTCCTGGCATATCAACACTGCAACACCATGCAAAATATTTTGCAGTATTGCCTCAATTGTACCATTTAGCACAGAAAGAAACTTACAAAAGCCCCCGCGATGTAAAAGCCAAAATAATAGAGCTAGAAATTAAATTAACCAAAAATCTTGTAGCGGGCTCGGAACCAGGAACTGGTGGCATCACAGGCAGCAGTGTTGTTGAAGGCAGCAAGTATGTCAAGTATAATCCAACGTACATCTATTGGACAGGATTAGTCGCATTCGGCATCATGAAAGAGTCCGGATCTCTATACAATTTGATCTACGATTACTCCCGACATGAAAAAACCGTAAAATACAGAGGCAACGAGGCCGAAGAAGGTGGAATAGATGATGATGGAGGTGATGGAACCGTCGCTTTCTATTCTAAACCTACATGTAATTTTGACATTAATAAAAAGATGAACATAAAGCTGAACAATAGTGAAGCCTTGTTTATCAAGCGACATATTATATCTTCGGAGAAAACTCGAAAAACGCTGCTTGCTTATTTTTTGGAACATGATGAGATTACAAACAGAAATAATAGTTTTTTAGATTTTGACATCTCGCAAATTCAAGACTTGAACATTCGCAAACAACTTGAATTAGCGAGAAAATTCACTCGCTTTATATTCCCTATGCATGTACGCTACAATTATATCTACGCAGACGGATGTGGCAATGAATTGGCAAAGAATGAATTGCACAACCAGTTTCTGGAAGAATTAGATAAATCAAATGACGTACATAATAAAGAAACGTTGAGTGAAATTTTCTCATTCCTTGGCAGCAATCTGAATGATCCTAGTATACGGTTTTTCTGCGAGAAAGCGTTAAACGCGACGCATGAAGGCAAATCAACAGGCGATTTTTCAAAATTGGATGATATTTTAGTTGACCGAGAAAGAGATATTAAGGGAAATGTTCGCTATAAATTACGACATCCTGCGGCCTATTCTTTTGATCCAAACCATCTAGTGCATTACCACCATCTTACATACCGATGGGAAACGGCATGGACAATGGTAAATGAAATTTGTGAAGGGCTAGGAGTGGGCAATGGCTGA
- a CDS encoding addiction module antidote protein: MKKNEITHLDIAEYLDSEEMVAEYLNLICRENDPALLLRAIGHVARSKGMAKIAEVSGLGRESLYKALDEKAHPRFETVFKVLAALGIQMQLIPKVKFRRKRSSVPCAVAEKRKVYKV; encoded by the coding sequence ATGAAAAAAAATGAAATCACACATTTGGACATCGCGGAATACCTTGACAGCGAGGAAATGGTTGCCGAATATCTCAATTTGATTTGTCGAGAAAATGATCCGGCTCTGTTACTGCGGGCAATTGGACATGTAGCCCGTAGCAAAGGAATGGCAAAAATCGCCGAGGTATCCGGACTAGGTCGGGAAAGTCTCTACAAGGCTCTTGATGAAAAGGCCCACCCACGTTTTGAAACAGTATTCAAAGTACTTGCCGCCTTGGGAATTCAAATGCAGCTTATTCCCAAGGTCAAATTCAGGCGTAAGCGAAGTTCCGTGCCTTGCGCCGTTGCCGAAAAGCGGAAAGTATATAAGGTCTAG